In Pseudomonas sp. MTM4, one genomic interval encodes:
- a CDS encoding response regulator transcription factor, which produces MNPKARIKVVLIDDHALVRDGIRALLMAVPELDVVGEAGCGAEAIDLLERVSADVVLMDIGLKDVNGLELTQSLRERFPGIRVLILSMYDNQEYVTTSVKVGAHGYVLKDAPSREIIVAIEAIAAGNTYYSEGIAEKLASRGGEERELTPREREVLLMLAQGHNNKTMARALQISVRTVETHRLSIRRKLDIDRPADLMKHAMVHGWLPGQH; this is translated from the coding sequence ATGAACCCGAAAGCTCGCATAAAGGTGGTACTGATCGACGACCATGCCTTGGTCCGGGACGGCATCCGCGCGCTGCTGATGGCCGTGCCCGAATTGGATGTAGTAGGGGAGGCCGGCTGCGGTGCCGAGGCGATCGACCTACTCGAACGTGTGTCGGCAGACGTGGTGCTGATGGACATTGGGCTAAAGGACGTCAACGGCCTCGAACTGACGCAATCGCTGCGCGAGCGCTTTCCAGGGATTCGCGTGCTGATTCTGAGCATGTACGACAATCAGGAGTACGTGACCACCTCGGTGAAAGTCGGCGCCCACGGTTACGTGCTGAAGGATGCGCCATCGCGCGAGATCATCGTCGCAATCGAGGCGATTGCTGCCGGTAACACCTACTACAGCGAAGGGATTGCCGAGAAACTGGCCAGCCGCGGCGGCGAAGAGCGCGAACTGACGCCACGCGAGCGCGAGGTGTTGCTCATGCTCGCCCAGGGGCATAACAACAAGACCATGGCGCGTGCGCTGCAAATCAGTGTTCGGACGGTGGAAACCCATCGGCTGAGCATCCGCCGCAAGCTCGATATCGATCGGCCTGCGGATCTGATGAAGCATGCGATGGTGCATGGCTGGTTGCCGGGACAGCACTAA
- a CDS encoding PilZ domain-containing protein: MTENTHDRRRFQRIDFDAVTELAQGQNRWPVELHDLSLKGLLVHRPSSWDADSAQPFHARIRLSDDAEVRMEVEMAHAEGELIGLVCRHIDVESISHLRRLVELNLGDEALLDRELAALGEP; encoded by the coding sequence ATGACCGAAAACACCCACGACCGTCGGCGTTTCCAGCGTATCGACTTCGACGCCGTAACGGAGCTCGCTCAGGGGCAGAACCGCTGGCCGGTGGAGCTGCACGATTTGTCATTGAAAGGATTGCTGGTCCATCGCCCGTCGAGCTGGGATGCCGACTCCGCGCAACCGTTTCATGCGCGGATTCGTCTATCGGACGATGCGGAAGTGCGCATGGAAGTCGAGATGGCGCATGCCGAAGGCGAGCTGATCGGCCTGGTCTGTCGCCATATCGATGTCGAATCGATCAGCCATTTACGGCGTCTGGTCGAACTCAATCTGGGCGATGAAGCGTTGCTCGACCGCGAGCTGGCTGCGCTTGGCGAGCCCTGA
- the mscL gene encoding large-conductance mechanosensitive channel protein MscL: protein MSLISEFKAFAVRGNVIDMAVGIIVGAAFTKIVSSFVADVVTPPLGLLIGGVDFSDLAIVLKQAVGDTPAVTLSYGRFVQTVFDFAIVAFAIFLAVKAINHLKRKEAEAPSAPPAPSKEEVLLTEIRDALRAQNRS from the coding sequence ATGAGTCTGATCAGCGAATTCAAGGCGTTTGCCGTCAGGGGCAATGTGATCGACATGGCCGTGGGCATTATCGTCGGTGCAGCCTTCACCAAAATCGTTTCGTCTTTCGTTGCGGATGTGGTCACTCCGCCGCTGGGACTGTTGATCGGCGGGGTGGACTTCTCGGACCTGGCCATCGTGCTCAAGCAGGCTGTGGGTGATACACCGGCGGTCACTCTGAGCTACGGACGCTTCGTCCAAACGGTATTCGACTTCGCCATTGTGGCGTTCGCCATCTTCCTGGCGGTCAAGGCCATCAATCACCTCAAGCGCAAGGAAGCCGAAGCGCCATCGGCCCCGCCAGCGCCCTCCAAGGAAGAGGTGCTGTTGACCGAAATTCGCGATGCGTTGCGCGCGCAGAACCGGTCCTGA
- a CDS encoding YdcH family protein gives MHVEHHALIKDFPEKREQLQKLRMENPVFARKTEEYEALDKRISSAVNIDDAALEALKQERETLKDDIARDLKRASGSCCGGCCG, from the coding sequence ATGCACGTCGAACATCACGCATTGATCAAGGACTTCCCAGAAAAACGCGAGCAGCTGCAAAAACTGCGCATGGAAAACCCAGTCTTCGCTCGTAAGACTGAGGAATACGAAGCGCTGGACAAGCGCATCAGCAGCGCCGTAAACATAGACGACGCAGCGCTCGAGGCGCTCAAGCAGGAGCGTGAGACCTTGAAGGACGATATCGCCCGAGACCTCAAGCGTGCCTCCGGCAGTTGCTGTGGCGGCTGCTGCGGCTAA
- the radA gene encoding DNA repair protein RadA, producing MAKAKRMYGCTECGSTFPKWAGQCSDCGAWNTLVETIIDGAAPPSGRAGWAGEQANIKTLAEVSVEEVPRFSTASGELDRVLGGGLVDGSVVLIGGDPGIGKSTILLQTLCAIAQRFPALYVTGEESQQQVAMRARRLDLPQDKLKVMTETCIESIIATARLEKPKVMVIDSIQTIFTEQLQSAPGGVAQVRESAALLVRFAKQSGTAIFLVGHVTKEGALAGPRVLEHMVDTVLYFEGESDGRLRLLRAVKNRFGAVNELGVFGMTDKGLKEVTNPSAIFLTRAQEAVPGSVVMATWEGTRPMLVEVQALVDTSHLANPRRVTLGLDQNRLAMLLAVLHRHGSIPTYDQDVFINVVGGVKVLETAADLALMAAVISSLRNRPLDTDLLVFGEVGLSGEIRPVPSGQERLKEAAKHGFKRAIVPKGNAPKEAPAGLQIIAVTRLEQALDALFE from the coding sequence ATGGCCAAGGCCAAGCGCATGTACGGCTGCACCGAGTGCGGCTCGACCTTTCCCAAATGGGCCGGCCAGTGCAGCGATTGCGGCGCCTGGAACACCCTTGTCGAAACGATCATTGACGGCGCCGCCCCGCCATCGGGCCGTGCCGGATGGGCGGGCGAGCAGGCCAACATCAAGACTCTGGCCGAAGTCAGCGTCGAAGAAGTGCCGCGCTTTTCCACCGCGTCCGGTGAACTGGACCGTGTGCTCGGCGGAGGCCTGGTGGACGGTTCGGTGGTGCTTATCGGCGGTGATCCGGGCATCGGCAAGTCCACCATCCTGCTGCAGACACTCTGCGCCATCGCCCAGCGCTTCCCGGCGCTCTATGTCACCGGCGAGGAATCCCAGCAGCAAGTGGCCATGCGCGCGCGGCGGCTGGATCTGCCGCAGGACAAATTGAAGGTGATGACCGAAACCTGCATCGAATCCATCATCGCCACCGCGCGGCTGGAAAAGCCCAAGGTGATGGTCATCGACTCGATCCAGACCATCTTCACCGAGCAGCTGCAATCGGCGCCCGGCGGCGTTGCCCAGGTACGGGAAAGCGCGGCGCTGCTGGTGCGCTTCGCCAAGCAGAGCGGCACGGCGATCTTCCTGGTCGGCCACGTGACCAAGGAAGGCGCGCTGGCTGGCCCGCGCGTGCTGGAGCACATGGTCGACACCGTGCTGTATTTCGAGGGTGAGTCCGATGGCCGCCTGCGCCTGTTGCGCGCGGTGAAGAATCGCTTCGGCGCGGTCAACGAGCTGGGCGTGTTCGGCATGACCGACAAGGGCCTGAAGGAAGTCACCAACCCCTCGGCGATCTTCCTTACCCGCGCCCAGGAAGCGGTGCCCGGCAGCGTGGTCATGGCGACCTGGGAAGGCACCCGGCCGATGTTGGTGGAGGTGCAGGCGCTGGTGGACACCAGCCACCTGGCCAACCCGCGCCGCGTCACCCTGGGCCTGGACCAGAACCGCCTGGCCATGCTGCTGGCCGTGCTGCACCGCCACGGCAGCATCCCGACCTACGACCAGGACGTGTTCATAAACGTTGTCGGCGGCGTAAAAGTGCTGGAGACAGCGGCGGATCTGGCGCTGATGGCGGCGGTGATTTCCAGCCTGCGCAACCGGCCGCTGGATACCGATCTGCTGGTATTCGGCGAAGTGGGCCTGTCCGGCGAAATCCGCCCGGTACCGAGCGGCCAGGAACGCCTGAAGGAAGCGGCCAAGCACGGTTTCAAACGCGCCATCGTGCCCAAGGGCAACGCGCCGAAGGAAGCGCCGGCAGGGCTGCAGATCATCGCGGTGACGCGTCTGGAGCAGGCGCTGGATGCGTTGTTCGAATAG
- a CDS encoding CopD family protein, which produces MRHLLFLHLLGASVWVGGHLVLLFSVLPCALRGRDVQPVRHFEQLYERVGIPALLVQIITGVWLARRWLPHSQWFGDSPIAHLVQAKLVLLALTAALGVHARLALIPKLDAQRLPQLGVHIVLITLTAVAFVWVGSGFRFGGLF; this is translated from the coding sequence ATGCGCCATCTGTTGTTTCTGCATTTGCTGGGCGCCAGCGTCTGGGTCGGCGGCCATCTGGTGCTGCTGTTCAGCGTATTGCCCTGCGCGTTGCGCGGTCGTGACGTGCAGCCGGTGCGCCATTTCGAGCAGCTTTACGAACGGGTCGGCATTCCTGCCTTGCTGGTGCAGATCATCACGGGCGTCTGGCTGGCCCGGCGCTGGTTGCCGCATTCGCAGTGGTTCGGCGACTCACCCATCGCTCACCTGGTCCAGGCCAAGCTGGTCTTGCTAGCGCTTACTGCTGCGCTAGGCGTGCACGCGCGGCTGGCGCTGATTCCGAAGCTGGACGCGCAGCGCCTGCCGCAGTTGGGCGTGCATATTGTGCTGATTACCCTGACGGCGGTGGCGTTCGTCTGGGTCGGATCGGGATTCCGGTTTGGTGGGTTGTTCTAG
- a CDS encoding cytochrome-c peroxidase: MSAPLPLLLSGLLLVAGTAHADELRDRANAIFQPIPDKVTEVRGQTVSEDQAILGHKLWFDPRLSRSHVISCNTCHNLSIGGSDNVTTSIGHGWQKGPRNSPTVLNAVFNAAQFWDGRAKDLQEQAKGPVQASVEMNSTPERVEATLKSIPEYVAEFTKAFPKDKDPVSFDNMAYALEAFEVSLTTPNSPFDRFLKGDDEALDAQQKEGLALFMDAGCIACHNGVNVGGQSYFPFGVIKKPGADILPEDDKGRFAVTNTAADEYVFRAAPLRNIALTPPYFHSGEVWDLEQAVAIMGDSQLGRQLEDDEVKAITAFLQSLTGEQPQVAYPLLPASTATTPKPE, from the coding sequence ATGAGCGCCCCACTTCCTCTGCTGCTCAGCGGTTTGCTGCTGGTCGCCGGCACCGCCCATGCCGACGAACTGCGCGACCGCGCCAACGCCATTTTCCAGCCGATCCCGGATAAGGTCACCGAAGTCCGTGGCCAGACCGTCAGCGAAGACCAGGCGATACTTGGGCACAAGCTGTGGTTCGATCCGCGCCTGTCGCGCAGCCACGTGATCAGCTGCAACACCTGCCACAACCTCAGCATCGGCGGCAGCGACAACGTCACCACCTCCATCGGCCATGGCTGGCAGAAAGGGCCGCGCAACTCACCGACCGTGCTCAACGCCGTATTCAACGCCGCGCAGTTCTGGGATGGCCGCGCCAAGGACCTGCAGGAACAGGCCAAAGGCCCCGTGCAGGCCAGCGTCGAGATGAACAGCACGCCGGAGCGCGTGGAAGCGACGCTCAAGAGCATTCCCGAATATGTCGCCGAGTTCACCAAGGCGTTCCCCAAGGACAAGGACCCGGTCAGCTTCGACAATATGGCCTATGCCCTGGAGGCCTTCGAAGTTAGCTTGACCACGCCCAACTCGCCGTTCGACCGCTTCCTCAAGGGTGACGACGAGGCGCTGGATGCGCAGCAGAAGGAAGGCCTGGCGCTGTTCATGGATGCCGGCTGCATCGCCTGCCACAACGGCGTCAACGTCGGCGGCCAGAGCTACTTCCCCTTTGGCGTGATCAAGAAGCCGGGGGCCGACATACTGCCGGAAGATGACAAGGGTCGCTTCGCCGTAACCAACACCGCCGCCGACGAATACGTGTTCCGCGCCGCCCCGCTGCGCAACATCGCGCTGACGCCGCCCTACTTCCACAGCGGCGAGGTGTGGGATCTTGAACAGGCCGTGGCCATCATGGGTGACAGCCAGCTCGGTCGTCAGCTCGAGGATGACGAGGTCAAGGCCATCACCGCCTTCCTGCAGAGCCTGACCGGTGAGCAACCGCAGGTGGCCTATCCGCTACTACCGGCTAGCACGGCGACTACGCCGAAGCCGGAATAA
- a CDS encoding isoprenylcysteine carboxylmethyltransferase family protein: MPDKSLGVRPPPPLVYLIFIGSAWALSSGVPLDLPVHELASCAGWASIVIGVLLMVWAAWEMFRHRTTINPYGKPSSLLQSGPFGFSRNPIYLADTMIYCGIALLLASLWPWLLLPLLFLCMQRTVIVHEEHLLTSLFGDEYRAYRRRVRRWL; this comes from the coding sequence ATGCCTGACAAATCACTCGGAGTGAGGCCTCCGCCTCCGCTGGTCTACCTGATCTTTATCGGCTCTGCCTGGGCGTTGTCGAGCGGGGTGCCGCTCGACCTGCCGGTGCATGAGCTGGCGTCCTGTGCCGGCTGGGCCTCGATTGTGATAGGCGTCCTGCTGATGGTCTGGGCGGCATGGGAGATGTTTCGCCATCGCACCACCATCAACCCCTATGGCAAGCCGAGCAGCCTGTTGCAGAGCGGGCCGTTCGGCTTTTCGCGCAACCCGATCTACTTGGCCGATACGATGATCTATTGCGGCATTGCGTTGCTGCTTGCCAGTCTCTGGCCCTGGCTGCTGCTACCCTTGCTGTTTCTCTGCATGCAGCGCACCGTGATCGTTCACGAAGAGCATTTGCTGACGAGTCTGTTTGGCGACGAATACCGCGCCTACCGGCGGCGAGTGCGCCGTTGGCTCTGA